The DNA sequence CGGCCGGGGGTTGCCGGTTATGTTGGCGAGATTCCAGCGCGCGCCGTGCAGCCGCCCGCCGTGCAGTATTTTCTCATCGCGTTGTTGAGCGATCAAAGCGTGATGAGCTTCCCCAGCCGCAATCCCTATGGCCAGCCGTTCGAGATCATCGTGAACGAGGCGGGCAGCCCGTCGGAGAGCGGGGCACAGCCGGAACCGCTGCAACCCGCCACGCCGACACGCGCGGGCGCGGGCAAGCGTGCGGCAAAACCGGACAGCGCGGCAACACCCGAACGCATCTCGCCGCAGCTTCATGAGAAATTGCGGCAAATGGAGGCCCTGCGCGCGGCAAACGACGGGGATGCGGCTTCCGCCCCGGCGGCAGAGCTGAGCCTGGAGAACCCCATTCTTCCTTTGAGCCCGGAGCCGTTCAGCAAGATTTCGGCCGAAGAAAGCGTTTTGATTCTTGCCTCCTTTGCCCCCGCTGCCCACATCGATTCCAGCTCGGTACGGGTGAAGTGGAACGGGAGGGAGGTCACCCGCCGCGCCACCATCTCGGCGCTGCTGGTCTCCTTCGAGGCCGGCCGTCTGAAACCCGGCACACATCGTGTGAGCATCGTTGCCAAAGACGGTGCCGGCCGGCGCATTGGCCCGGTGAGCTGGCAATTTCAGGTGACCGGCAGACTGCAGGCGGCGGAATCCGCGCAGGACGCCGACCCGCGACTGGTGAGCGGCCTCACCTTCGCGGAGTTGCGCCATGAGGAATTCAGCGGCGTCACGCTCAACAACAATGTTGTGGGCGGCAATCTCAACGGCAGTCATGGACCGTTACATTTCGAAGCCTCCGCCTTTCTCACCTCGCTGGAGAGCCGCAGCGTGCAACCGCGCAACCGTTTTTCGCTGAGCGCGGGAACGGGCTGGCTGGAGGTGACGCTCGGCGATGCCACGCCGTATTTCAACGATCTGGTGCTCTATGGCCGGCGCGTGCGCGGGGTGCAAGCCGGCCTGCACACCGGGATCATCAATGTGGAATACGTCAGCGGGCAGACCATGCGTGCCGTCACTCCCGTGCCGGGCGTGCTGGCTGGCACTTATCAGCAGACGCTGACCGCGATCCGGCCGAGCTTCGGCAGCCGTTCCTTGCAATTGGGCCTGACGTTGATGAAGGCGCGTGACGACACGGCTTCCATCAGCGCCGCGCCGGCAACCGTCGCACCGCGCGACAATGTGGTGATCGGCGCCGATGTGCTGATGGCGTTCAGCCGGCGGCGCATCGAAGTCAAGGCGGCGGTGGCGCAGTCGTTTGTCACCAAGGACACGCGCCTGCCCATCATCTCGCAAGCCTACCTCGACAGCATCTATTCCGACGGCGACATCAAGCTGCCTTTTGATCCCGCGGCGTTCAAAGACTGGCTGATTCTCAACGAGAGCACGACCCCGCTCGATCCCCGCGGCAAAACCGCGCTGGCCTACCAGCTCGGGTTGCGCCTCAATTATTTCAGCCAGTATTTCACGTTCACGCTCAAGCAAATCGGCTCGGAGTACAATTCCTTCGGCCATACCTATTTGCGCAGTGACATCCGCGGCTTCAGCCTGTATGATCGCGTGCGGCTGCTGCGCAACCGTCTCAATCTCAGTTTCGGCCTGGAGCGGTTCACCGATCATTACGACAATTTCGACGGCAAGCCGCAAACCGCTCTGCATGCGGTGCAATTCGGGTTCCTGCTCAACTGGAATCCCAGGCTGCCGACGCTGAGCTTCAATCTGCGGCATTACAACCGCGACAATGGCATCGACACCCTTGCGATCGCGAACCTGACCGGCGGGACACCCGACACCACCGACTTGCGGCAGAGCAATCGCACACGCGACTTTTCGCTGACCCTCAGCCACAATTTGCAGGCGTTTCGCTATAATCACACCGTGTCGCTCAGTCTGACCAACTCCGACCGCATCGACCGCTGGGCCAGTCAGCGGGTGGTGGGCTTCAACGGCGGCGACGTCACTTCCGATTTGACCTCCATCACGGTCCGGACGAAGTATCACTCACCCCTGACGACGACTTTCAGTCTGGCATTCAATGACAACAGTGTCGGGGGACGGCAAAACCAGTTCAATTTCACCATGTTCAGCGGGCGTGCGGATTATGAATTCCCGCGGCGACAGCTCCGCACGTTCGCGGCGCTGCGCCGGGTGAGCGCTTCCGGCCGGAACGGCCTTGCCGGCGCGCCGACGGTGAATCTCATCAAGTACACGCAGACCGGCCTGCAGCTCGGCGGCTCGCTGGTGCTGTGGCGGCGCCATGAGGTGGTGGTGGATTTGGCTTTGATCAAATACAGCGACAAGGGGGGCCTGCAAACGGCGACGGGTTTCATCCCGCGCTCGTCCTTCACCAACAGCGTGGTGCGGGCGCACTATGAATTTCGCTTTTGAGGCGAATGGCCGTGAATCTGTCGCAGGCGCTGGCCAACAAATGGCTGTTGGGCAGTGCGATCAGTTTCTTTTCCATCCTGCTGGCCTTCGTGCTGAGTTTCACCACCGTTTTTGAGAATCTCGAGCTCAAATCCTACGACCTTCGTTTTGCCCTGCGCGGTGCGCAGCGCGTGGACTCGCTTGGCGTGGTCATCGTCGACATCGACGACCAGTCCTTTTTCGATTTGCCCCATCGCTGGCCGTTTCCACGGACATACTACGCCAGGTTGATTGACAATCTCGTGCGCGCCGGCGCCCGGTTGATCCTGTTCGACATCATTTTTTCCGAGCCGACCGCCACCAATCCCGCGGAAGACCTGGCGCTCGCCGCCGCCGCCGCGCGTTCGCGGCGTGTGGTGTTTGCCGGCAAGAAGACGTTCGAGCTGGCCTCCGGCGGCACGCGCACCACCTATCTGATCAAACCGATCAAAGCGCTGCTGCAGAGCGGCAGCCCGTGGGGCATCGTGAACATCGATGAAGATGTCGATGGTTTCGTACGCCGTTATTTGCTGTACGAAGAGTGGGAGGGCCGCCAGCATTTGCCGCTGGCGATGCTGGCCTATCGCCGCCTGCGCGCCAATGGGCGGGAGGCGGCCGCCGCCAGCAACGGCCTGCCGCCGCTGCCCCGCTTCGACGACAACAGTTTCCTGATCAATTTTCGCGGCCCGGCGCGCACTTTTCCCACCTACTCGTTTGCCAGCGTGCTGGATGATCGCGACTTTCAGCTCGCCGAAGCCGAGCTGGACAGCAACTATTTCGAAACCGTTTATCTGCCCAACCGCGTCTTTGCGAACAAGGTGGTTTTCGTCGGCGCCTCCGCCGAGGAATTGCAGGATGTCAAGTTCACGCCGTTTTACGGCAGCGGGGAGTCCAAACACAAGCTGCCGGGGGTGGAGGTGCATGCCAATGCCCTGGCCACGCTGTTGCTGGGTGACGCGGTGCGGCGCACGCCGTTTTGGGTGGAATGGCTGGTGCTGCTGGCGGCCGGCTTCGGCACCATGACGCTGGTGCTCAGCAGCCGGACACTCACCGGCATGCTGTGGGTCGGTCTGGCTCTCTTGGCGGTGCTGGTCGCCGCCCTGCTGTGCTTCGTGCAGTTGCTCGTCTGGCTGCCGGTGGTGGCGCCCAGCCTGGCCATCGTGCTGAGCTATGTCGGCAACAATGCGCAGCTCATCATCACCGAGCGCCGCGAGCGCTGGCGCACCAAACGGGTGTTTCAGCAGTACGTCTCCGAAAGTATTGTCAACAACATTCTGGCCAGCGGCGCGATGCCGAAATTCGGCGGCGAGAAACGCGAGTTGACGGTGCTGTTCAGCGATATTCGCGGCTTCACCACCTATTGCGAGAAGCACACGCCGGAAACTGTGGTGCTACGCCTCAACGAATATCTCACCGAGATGACGGAGATCATCAAGCAGCAGCAGGGCACGCTCGACAAGTACGTGGGCGACGAAATCATGGCAGTGTATGGCGCGCCCTATGCCTATCCCAATCATGCCGAAAAGGCCTGCGAAACCGCCGTCGCCATGATCGACCGCCTGCGCGAACTGCAGAAGCGCTGGTCGGCCAATGCGCAGGATTATTTCCAGATCGGCATCGGCATCAACACCGGCCCCATGATCGTGGGCAATCTCGGCTCGCAACAGTTGTTCGATTACACCGTGATTGGCGACGAGGTCAATCTCGGTGCGCGGCTGGAGGGCGCCAACAAGGAGTATTGGACCTCGATCATCATTTCCGAATCCACTTATGCGCAGGTGAAAAACCGCGCGCGCGCGCGTGAGCTCGATCTCGTGCGCGTGAAAGGCAAGAAGCGGCCGGTGAAAATCTACGAGCTGCGCAGCATGGAGCCGCTGCCTGCGATCGAGGAGGATTTGATCATTCAGGTGTATTCCCAGGGGCTGGCGCTTTACCGGCAGGGTGACTGGGTGGGTGCGCTGCAGCAGTTCAAGCGCGTGCTCCGCTATTTCCCCTCCGACGGACCGTCGCGGGTGTACGTCACGCGCTGCTTCAATTTCATCGAATCGCCGCCGCCGCCGGATTGGGACGGGGTTTATGACTTCAAATCCAAATGAACACCGGCGGCATAGCCTGGCTTGAATCTTGCAATTGATTCGAACCACTTCCGCACAGCGCGAACGGTGACTGCGTTTGTCGTCTGCCCTTCTGCGCGCGGCAGAGCAAGGAAAGCTGGGGCATCCGCTAAGCCGAACAAATGCAACTGTGCCCTCCCCGGGCGTGCCGCCCTCGCCCGGCGGCCGCAGGCTTTACTCTGCACACCCGTCCACTGCCGGCATGGCTGGTGCCCGTGCCGGAGCCGCGACAGGGCAGGGCACTGTTTCACCGCAAAACAAGCGGTCTTTTCCCCACTTCAGTGAGAAAGCGATCGCATGAGCCAACAAACCTGCGCGAGGATCCGCTGTATGAACCATGGGACTCGCCCGGCCGCCACGCGCACCGCCCTGGTGCTGCTGGCCACCGTTGCCGTGCTGTTTGGGCAGCAAATCCCGGAAACTGCCGCACCGGATTCGGGCCAACAGCAACAGCTCTCCGGACAGGAATTCATGGACGGCTTCATGGCGGCGGTGCGCAGCGGCAACCAGGCACAGGCCGAGCGGTTGGTGAAACGTTTTCCCTTTCACGCCGGTGTGCTGGCGAGCTACCTCTACAATCAAGGCGCGAAGGCTTACAAGGACAATGACCCCGAGAAGGCACGCGATGCCCTGGAAAGCGGCCTTTATCTCTCTCGCCTGCAGAAAAACACCGAGGCGGAGCGCGAGACGCTGTTGTTGCTCGCCGAGGTTTATGAAAGCATGGGCGACGCCAAACTTGCGCTGGCCCACTTGCAGGATGTGCTGGCGCTGCTGCGTGCCGCCCGCGACAACAGCGGCGAAGTGGCCATGCTCAACCGCATGGCTGCGCTTTATCGCGAGGCCGGCAACCCCGAACAGGCGTTCCGCTATTTGCTGCAGGCCCAGGCCATCGTCAAACAGGCGGGCAATGATTCGCTGCATGCCAGTGTGTGGAACAACTTCGGGCAAATTTATCTGGATTTGGGCGATTATCGCAAGGCGCTTTCCGCCTTCGAAGAGGCGCTCCGGCTCGCGCGTGCCGGCTCCGACAAATCCAGCGAAGGCTGGATTCTCAAAAATCTCGGCCGCGTCTATCAGGCCGGCCGTGATTTTCGCCGCGCCGAAGAATACTATTTGAAGGCGCTGGCAGCGCTGGAGGAGGCGCATGATCAACCCGCCATGGGCCGCGTGTTGAATCAACTCGGGGAGGTGCATCAGCTCAGCGGCCATGACGCCACCGCCCTGTCCTATTTTCATGATGCGCTCAATGCCATGATGGCCGCCGGCGATGACAACGGCAAAGGCACGACCTTCATGCATCTCGGCGATTTTTACCGCAGCCGCGGCAATTTTAAAGACGCCCTGCTCTCCTACGAAACCGCACTCACCCTCAAGCGCAAAACCCATGATCTGGCCGGCCAGGCCGATCTCTGGCACCGGCTGGGCGAGCTTTACAGCGACCGCCGGGATTTTCGGCAGGCGTTGACCGCCTTCGAAACCGCCATCAGTCTGCGCAAAAAGATTCACGATCGCGCCGGCGAAGGCCGCACCCTCAACCGTCTGGGCGAGTTGCACTGTCACCTGTCACAATACAAGCAGGCTTTGGCACGTTTCCGCGAAGCGTTGACGGCCACCCTCGAGGGCGGCGATGTCCGGCAGGTGAAGGTGGTTTCACAAAATGCGGGGACCGTGTTTGCCAGCAACGGTTATTATGAGAAGGCGCTCGGCCATTTTCAGCGGGCGCTGGAGATTTGCCGGGCCGGCGAAGATTCACTCGGGCAGGCCACCGTGCTGCATCAAATGGCGGAAACCTGCCGCAGTGCCGGGGACTTCAACCGTGCGCGAAAGCATGATTTCGAGGCGCTCACGCTGCTGAAGGCCCTGCCCGCCAGTGATCCCGCGGTCCCGGCGCTGCTGGGTGAGATTGACCGCCAGGCGGGGGATTGGGTCGGCGCGCTCAAACAATTTGAGTATGTGCTCAAAGTGCACCGTGCCGCGGCCGACACCATGCGGATCATCAAAACCCTCAATCAGCTCGGCATCACCTGCCGTCGCGGCGGTGATTATCAGACGGCGCGCGCCAGGCATCAGGAGGCGCTGGCGCTCGCGCAGCAAATCGGCGCACGGCCGCTGCAGGTCGTGACACGCAACCTGCTGGGTGAAATGGCACGCGCCGGCCGCAACCATGAGGAAGCGCTGGCGCAGCATCTCGCGGCATTGCAAATTGCACAGGAGATGGGAGATCAGGCCGGAGTTGCCCGGACGTTGATGCTGCTGGGCGAGACGCATGGTCTGGCCGGCAACGCCAGCGAGGGTATGAAACGGTTGCAGGAGGCCATGACCCTGGCCGGTGAGCTCGGCGACAAAGCCACGGAAGCGCGCACGATCGTGAGCCTGGGCGAGAGCCACGGCCGCCAGGGGCAGAACCGCAAGGCGCTGGAATACTATCGCAGCGCCCTGCGACTGTATCAAAGCATGGGCGACCAGGCCGGCGAGTGCACCGTGCTCCTGCGCATCGGCGGGTTGTATGCCGCCACGCAGGATTATCAAAACGCGCTGAAGTATTTCAACCATGTGCTCGACAACCGGCGCCGGGCCGGCGACCAGTTTCAGGAAGGGCTGGCCCTCAAGCATATCGGCAGCGTCTATCTTGCCATGCGCGATTATGCCGCCGCGTTGACGCGCTATCAGGAGGCGCTCAAACTGCTCGGCGAAAGCGGTGAGTTGAGCGACCTGATCACCGTGTTCAGTGACCTGGTGGAGATTTACACCCAACTCGGCAACCAAATACAAGCGGACTTCTACAAGGAGGAATTGCAGAAAGCCTATCAGGATTTGGGTGACAAAACCGGACAGACCGGCGCGAGCGAAGAGTGGAGCCTCTGGCAGGCCCGTTTCAGTACGTATCAGGAAGCCAAAGAATACTACGAGAAAAACATCGCCCTGCACCGCCAGGCCGGCAGCCGTGCCGGCGAGATTCGGGCGCTGAATGAAATCGGTGAGATTGCACGGCGCGCGCACAAATTGCCGGAGGCGCTGGCTCACTTTCAAACTGCCTTGCGCCGCATGGCCGAACTGAACGATGAGAGCCTGAAGGCCACTGTGTTGAGCAATCTCGGCATGGTTTATTTGGCGCTCAATCAGCGCCCGCAGGCTGAGACCACGCTGCAGGAAGCGCTGCGGTTGCAACAGCAGGCGGGCCAGGCGCCGGCGGCCGCCCGCACGCTCAGCCGCCTGGGCGAGTTGCAGGCGGCGCTGGGTCGCTATCAACAAGCCGGTGCCTATTTCCAAACGGCGGCGGAGATTCATCAGGAAAGGAATGATCCCCTTGCCGAGGCCGAAGTGTGGCAGCAGGCGGCGGCGATGCATTACCAGGCCGGCGATGATGCCCCGGCGGTGAACAGCCTGCAGCACGCACTCGAGCTTTGTCAACGCGCCGCGGAACCCGGCCGCGCCGCACAGGTGCAGCAACAGTTGGGCATGGTGTATCGCAGCGCCGGCGATTATCCCCGCGCCATGCGCGCCTTTCGCACCGCCCTCACCTCGAGCCGGACTTTGGGCGATGCACATCTGGAGCACCAGGTTCTGGGCCAGATCGGTTACCTGCACGAGCTGCAGGGGCAGAAAACGCAGGCGCTGGACTGGTACAAACAAGCCGTCGAGGTGTTGGAAACCAGTCCGCCGCTGCCGGCCCTGGCCCTCGCGGAAACCCCCGGGCCGGAAAGCGAGGTGAATGTTTATCGCCGCATGGTGGCGCTGTTTTTTGAACAGGAAGATTATGAGAATGCCTTCGCCTATCTCGAACGCGGCAAGGCGCGACCCCTGCAGGAAGCGTTGTTTGCCACGCCCGGGGACATTGCACCCGGCCTGGAGCCGGAGTTGCGCGAAGCGGAAAGAAGTCTGCTGCAGCGCGCCGCCCGTTTGTGCGCCGAGTGGCAAAACGGCATGGGCAGCCTGCGCCAGCGTCTCCTGATCGGCCAGCGAAAAGAAACCAACACCCAGTGGAAGCTGCTGGTGCAGCAGTTGAAATTGTCGCATCCGGAATATGCCGGCCTGAAATTTCCCGTGCCGCTGCGTCTGC is a window from the candidate division KSB1 bacterium genome containing:
- a CDS encoding tetratricopeptide repeat protein encodes the protein MNHGTRPAATRTALVLLATVAVLFGQQIPETAAPDSGQQQQLSGQEFMDGFMAAVRSGNQAQAERLVKRFPFHAGVLASYLYNQGAKAYKDNDPEKARDALESGLYLSRLQKNTEAERETLLLLAEVYESMGDAKLALAHLQDVLALLRAARDNSGEVAMLNRMAALYREAGNPEQAFRYLLQAQAIVKQAGNDSLHASVWNNFGQIYLDLGDYRKALSAFEEALRLARAGSDKSSEGWILKNLGRVYQAGRDFRRAEEYYLKALAALEEAHDQPAMGRVLNQLGEVHQLSGHDATALSYFHDALNAMMAAGDDNGKGTTFMHLGDFYRSRGNFKDALLSYETALTLKRKTHDLAGQADLWHRLGELYSDRRDFRQALTAFETAISLRKKIHDRAGEGRTLNRLGELHCHLSQYKQALARFREALTATLEGGDVRQVKVVSQNAGTVFASNGYYEKALGHFQRALEICRAGEDSLGQATVLHQMAETCRSAGDFNRARKHDFEALTLLKALPASDPAVPALLGEIDRQAGDWVGALKQFEYVLKVHRAAADTMRIIKTLNQLGITCRRGGDYQTARARHQEALALAQQIGARPLQVVTRNLLGEMARAGRNHEEALAQHLAALQIAQEMGDQAGVARTLMLLGETHGLAGNASEGMKRLQEAMTLAGELGDKATEARTIVSLGESHGRQGQNRKALEYYRSALRLYQSMGDQAGECTVLLRIGGLYAATQDYQNALKYFNHVLDNRRRAGDQFQEGLALKHIGSVYLAMRDYAAALTRYQEALKLLGESGELSDLITVFSDLVEIYTQLGNQIQADFYKEELQKAYQDLGDKTGQTGASEEWSLWQARFSTYQEAKEYYEKNIALHRQAGSRAGEIRALNEIGEIARRAHKLPEALAHFQTALRRMAELNDESLKATVLSNLGMVYLALNQRPQAETTLQEALRLQQQAGQAPAAARTLSRLGELQAALGRYQQAGAYFQTAAEIHQERNDPLAEAEVWQQAAAMHYQAGDDAPAVNSLQHALELCQRAAEPGRAAQVQQQLGMVYRSAGDYPRAMRAFRTALTSSRTLGDAHLEHQVLGQIGYLHELQGQKTQALDWYKQAVEVLETSPPLPALALAETPGPESEVNVYRRMVALFFEQEDYENAFAYLERGKARPLQEALFATPGDIAPGLEPELREAERSLLQRAARLCAEWQNGMGSLRQRLLIGQRKETNTQWKLLVQQLKLSHPEYAGLKFPVPLRLQQVQNEILQDDEVLLEFFLGERALYSFVIGRKKFYPFLLRIDRGKLSARVEQLIASLQGGAASAFDQALAYQLYQILIQPLETRIAAANQNRELAALIIVPDGILHYLPFEVLVTQAPAASGTARSTAAFLLDRYPLSYSPSAGLLHNVSKGGPVSYAGELLAFAPFAGASNNNIARVPVSYLDNLAPAGQAVVPAARAPALPYSAQEIKMISAHSKNVQARLNAEATREQWQRHAAGHRFLHLATFGYLEPEEPLQSAFLLSDGFVRVAELYNMNLQADLAVLSASTTRVQSTSSGQDLSALASAFFYAGTRSLLLSLWRMEERSAAELLAQFYANLNRGMSKAAALRDAKRRMRTGAASQPSRWAPFVLLGAR
- a CDS encoding adenylate/guanylate cyclase domain-containing protein, yielding MAVNLSQALANKWLLGSAISFFSILLAFVLSFTTVFENLELKSYDLRFALRGAQRVDSLGVVIVDIDDQSFFDLPHRWPFPRTYYARLIDNLVRAGARLILFDIIFSEPTATNPAEDLALAAAAARSRRVVFAGKKTFELASGGTRTTYLIKPIKALLQSGSPWGIVNIDEDVDGFVRRYLLYEEWEGRQHLPLAMLAYRRLRANGREAAAASNGLPPLPRFDDNSFLINFRGPARTFPTYSFASVLDDRDFQLAEAELDSNYFETVYLPNRVFANKVVFVGASAEELQDVKFTPFYGSGESKHKLPGVEVHANALATLLLGDAVRRTPFWVEWLVLLAAGFGTMTLVLSSRTLTGMLWVGLALLAVLVAALLCFVQLLVWLPVVAPSLAIVLSYVGNNAQLIITERRERWRTKRVFQQYVSESIVNNILASGAMPKFGGEKRELTVLFSDIRGFTTYCEKHTPETVVLRLNEYLTEMTEIIKQQQGTLDKYVGDEIMAVYGAPYAYPNHAEKACETAVAMIDRLRELQKRWSANAQDYFQIGIGINTGPMIVGNLGSQQLFDYTVIGDEVNLGARLEGANKEYWTSIIISESTYAQVKNRARARELDLVRVKGKKRPVKIYELRSMEPLPAIEEDLIIQVYSQGLALYRQGDWVGALQQFKRVLRYFPSDGPSRVYVTRCFNFIESPPPPDWDGVYDFKSK